The Candidatus Manganitrophaceae bacterium sequence TCGTAGATTCTCCTCCTAAATTACTATATTGGAAAATTCTACTTCTGAGCACCTTTATATTTAGGGAGGATTACCTACCCTCCTCGCGCCTGACTCTAAAAAATAGGGGCATGCTGAATAGTGAGGCTTTTTTCTTTTTTTCTCTTGAAGATCTAAAAAAGGGTGAAGTATAATCATGGATAAGGGTAAATTAAAGTGATGGAGGGTATAGAAGCGTGATTGCTGAAGATGTTTTTGTTGGTTATATCTTGAAGGCGATGCCGGAAGCCGATGTGACACTGGTTGACAAGACCGGAATGATGGATCACTTTCAGGTTAGAATTGTTTCTGAGGCCTTTGCAGGGAAGAATTTGCTGGATCGTCACAGGCTGGTTCAGCAGTCATTGGATGAGCCGATGAAGGATGGGCGGATTCATGCCCTGGAGATCAAGGCGCATACGCCTGACGAATTTGCGTCCTTGTAATTTTATACGATTGCGTGCATTTGCATTTCAATAAAGAAGAGGGAGTCTCCATGGAAAATCTGATTGAAGAAGAAATTAAGAAAGAAATCAAAGAAAACAAGATCCTGATATACGGCAAGGGCAGCAAGATGAGGCCGATGTGCGGATTTACAAAGGAAACCATTGAGTTTTTCAACCGCTATGGCTATCCCTTTGAGTTGATTGATGTCTTAAGAAATATGGAAAAGCGGGAAGCCCTTTCCAAGATGACCAATTGGCCGACGCTTCCAAAGGTCTTCATTGATGGCGAATTTTATGGAGATACCGACATCCTTGATGAAATGGTCACGAAGGGAGAGATGGAGCCGCTCCTCAAAAAGGCCTTTGCTCCGGCTGAATAGCCTCGTGAATCACTACTCCTCTCCTGCTATCCCGTTGCTGTTATCACGTTTCTCGGCGGTCTCGTGACTTTCGTTTGAGTTTCAGGCGAATCGGAACCCCGTTGAAGGGGAAGGACTTCCGGAGCTGGTTTTCGATGTAACGGAGGTAGTGGTCCGGAAGTCCGGAGGGGGCATTTGCAAACAGGACAAAGGTCGGGGGACGGATGGCCGCCTGGGTGATGTAGTTGAGATGGATCGTTCGGCCCTTGTGGAGAGGCGGCGGATGGCTGTCGGTGACCCGCTTGAAGAAGCGATTGAGGTCCCCTGTCGTGACCCGGTTTGTATATCCTTTGTACACCTTTTCAATTTTCTGAAAAATGTTGGGTAGGCCCGTTTCCTTCAGCGCGGAGATGTATTCCCTCTGGAGGTCGTGCATGAAAGGGAACCTGTATTCCTCCTGATGCTTGATCCGATCTTTTCCATCTTTTTTAAAGAGATCGGATTTATTAATCAGGAGGATCAATCCTCTCCCGGCTTCAATGATCAAGCCTGCAATCTTCGTATCCTGCTCCGTAATGCCTTCAAGTCCGTCAATGAGAAGAAGCGCAATATCGCATCG is a genomic window containing:
- a CDS encoding BolA family transcriptional regulator; amino-acid sequence: MPEADVTLVDKTGMMDHFQVRIVSEAFAGKNLLDRHRLVQQSLDEPMKDGRIHALEIKAHTPDEFASL
- a CDS encoding glutaredoxin, whose translation is MENLIEEEIKKEIKENKILIYGKGSKMRPMCGFTKETIEFFNRYGYPFELIDVLRNMEKREALSKMTNWPTLPKVFIDGEFYGDTDILDEMVTKGEMEPLLKKAFAPAE